One Aerococcus urinaeequi DNA segment encodes these proteins:
- a CDS encoding ABC-F family ATP-binding cassette domain-containing protein, with amino-acid sequence MLTVNNVSVQFASRKLYDEVNLKFTPENCYGIIGANGAGKSTFLKVLSGELSPTTGNVSMGDDERLSVLSQNHFGFEEYTVLDTVIMGNKRLYTVREEKDALYAKADFSEEDGIRAGELEAEFAEMNGWDAENEASQLLRGLGIGEGMHYQTMSELAEQEKVKVLLAQALFGEPDVLLLDEPTNGLDSDTIEWLAEYIINFPNTVLVVSHDRYFLNKVCTHICDVDYGKIQLYVGNYDFWKQSSELAAKLQADANAKKEEKVKELQDFIARFSANASKSKQATSRKKTLEKIELDDIRPSSRKYPFVGFEPEREIGNDVLTVENLSKTIDGVKVLDNVSFIIRPKDKVAFVSRNDISTTALMEIITGNMEPDSGSYKWGVTTSQTYLARDNSDEFENSQQSILDWLRQFANGPEEEDNTFLRSFLGRMLFSGDEVNKNLDVLSGGERVRCMLSKMMLSKANVLVMDDPTNHLDLESISSLNEGLIKFKEVELFTSHDREFIQTIANRIIHVTPNGVVDRMDTTYEEFLDNKDVQDRIQKLYAE; translated from the coding sequence ATGTTAACTGTAAATAATGTAAGTGTACAATTTGCAAGTCGTAAATTGTATGATGAAGTAAACTTAAAATTCACACCTGAGAACTGCTACGGCATTATCGGTGCCAACGGAGCGGGTAAATCTACCTTCTTAAAAGTATTATCTGGCGAATTAAGCCCAACAACTGGTAACGTATCAATGGGTGACGACGAACGCCTATCAGTTTTAAGCCAAAATCACTTTGGTTTTGAAGAATACACAGTTTTAGACACTGTTATCATGGGTAACAAACGTCTTTACACAGTTCGTGAAGAAAAAGATGCCCTATACGCTAAAGCTGACTTCTCTGAAGAAGACGGTATTCGCGCTGGTGAATTAGAAGCTGAATTTGCTGAAATGAATGGTTGGGATGCTGAAAATGAAGCATCACAATTATTACGTGGTTTAGGTATTGGCGAAGGCATGCACTACCAAACAATGAGCGAATTAGCTGAGCAAGAAAAAGTAAAAGTCTTACTTGCACAAGCACTATTCGGTGAACCTGACGTCTTACTACTAGATGAGCCGACAAACGGTTTGGATTCAGACACCATCGAATGGTTAGCTGAATATATCATCAACTTCCCGAACACTGTATTAGTTGTTTCCCATGACCGTTACTTCCTAAACAAGGTATGTACCCACATCTGTGACGTAGACTACGGTAAAATTCAACTTTACGTTGGTAACTACGACTTCTGGAAACAATCTTCAGAATTAGCTGCTAAATTACAAGCTGATGCAAATGCGAAAAAAGAAGAGAAAGTGAAAGAGTTACAAGACTTTATCGCCCGCTTCTCTGCCAACGCATCTAAATCAAAACAAGCGACTTCTCGTAAGAAAACATTGGAGAAAATCGAATTGGATGACATTCGTCCTTCAAGCCGTAAATACCCATTTGTTGGATTCGAGCCAGAACGTGAAATTGGTAATGATGTACTAACAGTAGAAAACCTTTCTAAAACAATTGATGGCGTGAAAGTATTAGATAATGTATCATTCATTATCCGTCCAAAAGATAAAGTAGCTTTTGTATCTCGTAACGATATCTCAACTACTGCTTTAATGGAAATCATCACAGGGAATATGGAACCAGACTCAGGTTCATACAAATGGGGTGTCACTACAAGTCAAACTTACCTGGCACGAGATAACTCAGATGAATTTGAAAACAGCCAACAAAGTATCCTTGATTGGTTACGTCAATTCGCCAATGGTCCAGAGGAAGAAGATAACACATTCTTACGTTCATTCTTAGGTCGTATGTTATTCTCTGGTGACGAAGTAAACAAAAACCTAGATGTATTATCGGGTGGGGAACGTGTTCGTTGTATGTTATCTAAGATGATGTTATCTAAAGCCAATGTATTGGTAATGGATGACCCAACAAATCACTTGGACTTGGAATCTATTTCTAGTCTTAATGAGGGCTTAATCAAATTTAAAGAAGTCGAATTATTCACTTCTCATGACCGTGAGTTTATCCAAACAATCGCTAACCGTATCATCCATGTAACACCAAATGGTGTGGTTGACCGTATGGATACTACTTACGAAGAATTTTTAGACAATAAAGATGTGCAAGACCGCATCCAAAAATTATACGCTGAATAA
- a CDS encoding Ppx/GppA family phosphatase, producing MKERIGLIDIGSNSIRLVVFQVEDNLAMREIQNIKIPARIFQYINDDHEMSQDGIDTLARIIGAFAKEAAILKADRILPKATAAIRQSKNKDDIINQVKKKTGVTIELVPEEMEAYYGFSAVVHSMSDSDGVSIDIGGGSTEITVFKDKELVEAFSFPFGAVSLQEKFFNGKDFNDAKSIKETRKFVRQAFSEQPFFEKLNLPIFAIGGSARNVARVHQMQSNYGMAGLHGYTMKPKQIDQVFDTFVDLSMKEMLKLEGLSSNRADIIVPATIVFQELIQTVDSPVFKFSQQGLREGIVYEYLEEKYRSAFDIHRVAQQTVERLSSIYQFSMPDSAQRMVIARQLHAALSEDGYLKLNDRELELMNYGAYLYNLGEMIEPGNASQHTFYLLSNSNLNGFSHPERLALSILASYKNKTLFDQYLTTYGEMLDDKQVETLQHIGGLIKFAECLNDSHNNIVKSMDTVMKGNNLILRIFYQGELLSEVYRSEDQKKHVERAIGKDITLEFINANSYRAIL from the coding sequence ATGAAAGAACGAATTGGTTTGATTGATATAGGTTCAAACTCTATTCGCCTTGTTGTCTTTCAAGTCGAAGATAATTTAGCCATGCGAGAAATTCAAAACATCAAAATTCCCGCACGGATTTTTCAATATATTAATGATGATCACGAAATGTCGCAGGATGGTATTGACACCCTAGCCCGGATAATTGGCGCCTTTGCAAAAGAAGCGGCTATATTAAAAGCTGACCGCATCTTGCCAAAAGCAACTGCAGCCATCCGACAATCAAAAAATAAAGATGACATCATCAATCAAGTGAAGAAAAAAACTGGTGTCACCATTGAATTAGTGCCAGAAGAAATGGAAGCTTACTACGGATTCTCTGCAGTCGTTCACTCTATGAGTGATTCTGACGGTGTATCCATTGATATCGGTGGTGGCTCAACAGAAATCACAGTCTTTAAGGACAAGGAATTGGTTGAAGCCTTCTCTTTCCCATTTGGGGCCGTATCATTACAAGAAAAATTCTTTAACGGGAAAGACTTCAATGATGCTAAAAGCATCAAGGAAACACGTAAATTTGTCCGCCAAGCCTTTTCTGAACAACCCTTCTTTGAAAAATTAAACCTACCAATCTTTGCTATTGGTGGTTCTGCGCGTAACGTTGCCCGTGTCCACCAAATGCAGTCAAATTACGGTATGGCTGGTTTACATGGATATACAATGAAGCCAAAGCAAATTGACCAAGTCTTTGATACCTTTGTCGACTTGTCAATGAAAGAGATGCTCAAATTAGAAGGTTTGTCTTCTAACCGAGCAGATATTATTGTGCCAGCGACAATCGTTTTCCAAGAATTAATTCAAACCGTTGATTCACCAGTATTTAAGTTCTCACAACAAGGATTGCGTGAGGGTATTGTGTATGAATATTTAGAGGAAAAATACCGGTCTGCCTTCGACATCCATCGAGTGGCCCAACAAACAGTTGAGCGATTATCTAGTATTTACCAATTTTCAATGCCTGATTCAGCGCAACGAATGGTGATTGCTCGCCAGTTACACGCGGCCTTAAGTGAAGATGGCTATTTGAAATTGAATGATCGTGAATTAGAGTTAATGAATTATGGGGCATATTTGTACAATCTTGGGGAAATGATTGAACCAGGAAATGCATCACAACATACCTTCTATTTACTTTCTAACTCTAACTTAAATGGATTCTCGCATCCTGAAAGATTAGCCCTTTCTATTTTAGCTTCATATAAAAATAAAACTTTATTTGACCAATATTTAACAACCTATGGAGAAATGCTAGACGATAAACAAGTGGAAACCCTTCAACACATTGGAGGACTGATCAAGTTTGCTGAATGTCTAAATGATTCTCATAACAATATTGTGAAAAGTATGGATACCGTGATGAAAGGTAATAACCTGATTCTACGTATCTTCTACCAAGGAGAATTATTATCCGAAGTCTACCGTTCTGAGGACCAAAAGAAACATGTAGAACGTGCAATCGGGAAAGACATTACCCTAGAGTTTATAAATGCAAATTCATATCGGGCCATTTTATAA
- a CDS encoding Cof-type HAD-IIB family hydrolase yields MIELIVSDMDGTLLDENMDIPQANIDAIMHTYNKGIPFVVCTGRNFTEAKVKLDEAGIRCPIIGLNGSILFDRNGKVEYEVDIDDQTALDILDKGYEAGFYMEAMTSKNVYSSSLEQRILAITELIHEMNPEMSLEEARTRATQSNEVTTIDYRDDLRTLITEEGQAIIKITFVDADPENTIKPLAAELGDKYPDTHITSSFKYNIEINHADGTKGKAIEKYCQDHGYNINNVVAVGDNFNDVSMLKAAGYSFAMANAEPEVKSYAKYETTSNYDGGVANAIYQSLKMAEND; encoded by the coding sequence ATGATTGAATTGATTGTTTCAGATATGGATGGCACCTTGTTGGACGAAAATATGGATATTCCACAAGCAAATATTGATGCGATAATGCATACGTATAATAAAGGGATTCCATTTGTTGTATGTACTGGCCGTAATTTTACAGAAGCTAAAGTCAAATTGGATGAAGCGGGTATCCGTTGCCCGATTATCGGCTTGAACGGCTCAATCCTTTTTGACAGAAATGGAAAAGTAGAATACGAAGTAGATATAGATGACCAAACTGCCCTTGATATTCTAGATAAGGGTTATGAAGCGGGCTTTTATATGGAGGCCATGACCAGTAAAAATGTCTACTCATCTTCATTAGAGCAACGCATTCTTGCAATTACGGAACTGATTCACGAGATGAATCCGGAAATGTCATTAGAAGAAGCGAGAACGCGTGCAACTCAATCAAATGAGGTAACAACCATCGATTATCGTGATGATTTAAGAACTTTGATCACTGAAGAAGGTCAAGCCATTATAAAGATTACATTTGTCGATGCAGACCCTGAAAATACGATTAAACCATTAGCGGCAGAACTAGGCGATAAATATCCTGATACCCATATCACCTCATCATTTAAGTACAATATTGAAATCAACCATGCTGATGGGACTAAGGGTAAGGCTATTGAAAAATACTGCCAAGACCATGGGTACAACATCAATAATGTCGTGGCAGTTGGGGATAATTTCAATGACGTGTCTATGCTAAAAGCAGCTGGTTATTCGTTCGCAATGGCCAATGCAGAACCGGAAGTGAAATCATACGCTAAATATGAAACAACTAGTAATTACGACGGTGGCGTGGCGAATGCCATTTACCAGTCACTGAAAATGGCTGAAAACGACTGA
- a CDS encoding uracil-DNA glycosylase, giving the protein MTRLGKMPSDWAKELAPVLESENFKRLEDFIIQAYEKGPVYPDPDNIYEAFARTPFNQVKVVILGQDPYHQPGQAQGLSFSVNKGVKIPPSLRNIYKELEADLAITPASHGDLREWADQGVLLLNAVLTVPESSANAHKGKGWEVLTDAAISALNQAPEPIVFILWGNSAKAKATLIDENKHYILSSVHPSPLSASRGFFGTQPFSKANELLEKSGRTPIDWRVSE; this is encoded by the coding sequence ATGACAAGATTAGGGAAGATGCCAAGTGACTGGGCCAAAGAATTAGCGCCAGTATTAGAGTCTGAGAATTTTAAACGACTCGAAGATTTTATCATACAAGCATATGAAAAAGGCCCGGTTTACCCGGACCCAGACAATATTTATGAAGCTTTTGCGCGCACGCCATTTAATCAAGTGAAGGTAGTTATCTTAGGACAAGATCCTTACCATCAACCTGGTCAAGCGCAGGGCTTGAGTTTTTCGGTGAATAAGGGGGTAAAAATCCCACCATCATTACGTAATATCTATAAAGAACTTGAAGCAGATTTAGCCATTACACCAGCTAGTCATGGAGATTTAAGGGAATGGGCTGACCAGGGCGTTTTATTATTGAATGCAGTTTTGACTGTGCCAGAGTCTAGCGCTAATGCCCATAAAGGCAAAGGCTGGGAAGTTTTAACCGATGCGGCGATTAGTGCCTTAAATCAAGCGCCTGAACCCATTGTCTTTATTTTATGGGGCAATTCCGCAAAGGCCAAAGCTACTTTAATTGATGAAAATAAACATTATATTCTAAGTTCAGTGCACCCGAGTCCCTTATCTGCCTCACGTGGCTTTTTCGGGACTCAGCCATTTTCCAAGGCAAATGAATTGCTGGAAAAATCAGGGCGGACACCAATTGATTGGCGAGTGTCAGAATAG
- a CDS encoding CopY/TcrY family copper transport repressor — MTSNIIQEKRQDFQDVSAAEWEVMRVVWAQKETNSRTIIASLEDKKDWKAATIKTLIGRLTKKNWLETTKNGKSFIYRPAIDEDTALENQAQTLLNGWCNTDADKVISALIQASVLDDKMKDNILNALDQATYVDHVTCNCTPGQCIHHPETH; from the coding sequence ATGACAAGCAATATTATCCAAGAAAAAAGACAAGATTTCCAAGATGTTTCCGCTGCTGAGTGGGAAGTCATGCGGGTCGTATGGGCGCAAAAAGAAACGAATTCCCGCACCATTATCGCCTCGTTAGAGGACAAAAAAGATTGGAAAGCCGCAACGATTAAGACCTTAATAGGCCGCCTAACTAAAAAGAACTGGCTAGAAACGACTAAAAACGGTAAATCATTTATTTACCGCCCGGCAATCGATGAAGACACTGCCTTAGAAAACCAAGCACAGACCCTATTAAATGGTTGGTGTAATACCGATGCTGACAAGGTGATTTCTGCACTTATTCAAGCCTCTGTATTAGACGATAAGATGAAAGATAATATCCTCAATGCCCTAGACCAAGCCACTTACGTTGACCATGTTACTTGTAATTGTACGCCCGGTCAATGTATCCACCATCCAGAAACCCATTAA
- the nrdI gene encoding class Ib ribonucleoside-diphosphate reductase assembly flavoprotein NrdI — protein sequence MKIVYMSLTGQTHKFVNKLEMDSLRITMDNAFQEINEPYIVIAPTYDIEVTEILNDFIETGQNLTYLKGVCGSGNLNFNELYCFTAKDLAEAYNVPLLLTFEFQGNVNDVTIMKEKVNEIGPT from the coding sequence GTGAAAATTGTGTACATGTCTCTAACCGGACAGACACACAAGTTTGTAAATAAACTTGAAATGGATAGCCTGAGAATTACAATGGATAATGCTTTTCAAGAAATTAACGAACCCTATATCGTGATTGCTCCAACTTATGATATTGAAGTGACCGAAATACTAAATGATTTTATTGAAACTGGCCAAAATCTAACGTATTTAAAAGGCGTTTGTGGTTCAGGGAATTTAAATTTCAATGAACTCTATTGTTTTACTGCAAAAGATCTAGCAGAAGCGTATAATGTGCCTTTGCTGTTAACTTTTGAATTCCAGGGAAATGTGAACGACGTTACAATTATGAAAGAAAAGGTGAATGAAATTGGACCAACCTAA
- the nrdE gene encoding class 1b ribonucleoside-diphosphate reductase subunit alpha: MKLDQPKAVVQEKEITYFKLNNEVNRPLDGQIQIEKDKEAVRAYFLEHVNPNTVFFYTLDEKIDYLVEHDYLEEGFLNLYDREFVKRLMQETYDFKFRFKSFMSAYKFYTQYALKTNDGKRYLERYEDRIVFTALYLANGDERVASDLRDEMINQRYQPATPTFLNAGRKRRGELVSCFLIQATDDMNSIGRTINSALQLSRLGGGVGVNLTNIRAAGDPIKKIENASSGIIPVMKLLEDSFSYSNQLGQRNGAGAVYLSVFHPDVVSFLSAKKENADEKIRVKTLSLGLVVPDKFYELAEKDEMMYLFSPYDVERIYGKPYAYVNITEEYDNLVNNPEIKKSKIRARDLEDDISKLQQESGYPYIINIDTVNDQNPIDGTIVMSNLCSEILQVQRPSIINNDQTFEELGTDISCNLGSTNINNLMHSPDFGKSIDTMVRGLTYVTDASAIDVVPSIKKGNDLAHTIGLGAMGLHTYFALNEMHYGSPESIEFTDKYFLLLNYYTLVASNRIAKERGITFENFENSTYATGEYFDKYINEETTFEFERVAAQFEGIHIPTQEDWKALRAAVQEHGLYHQNRLAVAPTGSISYVNETSSSLHPIIQLIEERQEKKTGKTYYPAPFLSNKTLPYYQSAYDIDNRRIIDIYAAAQQHIDQGMSLTLFMRSDIPAGLYPWKEGRTSKMTTRDLNILRRYAWKRGIKSIYYVRTFTDNNEEVGANYCESCTV; this comes from the coding sequence ATGAAATTGGACCAACCTAAAGCAGTAGTACAAGAAAAAGAAATTACATATTTCAAACTGAATAACGAGGTTAACCGTCCACTAGACGGACAAATTCAAATCGAGAAAGATAAAGAAGCGGTACGGGCTTACTTTTTAGAGCACGTTAACCCAAATACCGTATTCTTCTATACTTTAGATGAAAAAATCGACTACTTAGTTGAACATGACTACTTAGAAGAAGGGTTCTTGAATTTATACGACCGTGAATTTGTGAAACGTTTAATGCAGGAAACGTATGACTTCAAATTCCGTTTCAAATCATTTATGAGTGCCTACAAATTCTATACACAATACGCACTAAAAACAAACGACGGTAAACGTTATTTAGAGCGTTACGAAGACCGTATCGTGTTCACTGCTTTATATTTAGCAAATGGTGACGAGCGAGTAGCGAGCGATTTACGTGATGAAATGATCAACCAACGATACCAACCAGCGACACCTACCTTCCTAAATGCTGGTCGTAAACGTCGTGGAGAATTGGTTTCTTGTTTCTTAATCCAAGCAACAGATGACATGAACTCAATTGGTCGTACAATCAACTCAGCACTTCAACTATCTCGTTTAGGTGGTGGGGTTGGGGTTAACCTAACAAACATTCGTGCAGCCGGAGACCCAATTAAGAAAATTGAGAATGCTTCTTCAGGTATCATTCCAGTCATGAAATTACTAGAAGATTCATTCTCATACTCTAACCAATTAGGGCAACGTAACGGTGCAGGTGCAGTTTACCTTAGCGTCTTCCATCCAGATGTTGTATCATTCTTATCTGCGAAAAAAGAAAACGCTGATGAAAAAATCCGTGTGAAGACTTTATCACTAGGTCTAGTTGTACCCGATAAATTCTATGAATTAGCAGAAAAAGACGAAATGATGTACTTATTCAGCCCTTATGATGTTGAACGTATTTATGGTAAACCTTATGCCTATGTCAACATTACAGAAGAGTATGATAACTTGGTAAACAACCCAGAAATCAAGAAGTCTAAGATTCGCGCGCGTGATTTAGAAGACGATATCTCTAAATTACAACAAGAATCTGGTTATCCTTACATCATCAATATCGATACTGTAAATGACCAAAACCCAATTGATGGGACAATTGTTATGAGTAACTTGTGTTCAGAAATTTTACAAGTACAACGTCCTTCAATTATCAACAACGACCAAACATTTGAAGAATTAGGTACAGATATTTCATGTAACTTAGGTTCGACAAATATCAACAACTTAATGCATTCGCCAGACTTTGGTAAATCTATTGATACAATGGTTCGTGGTTTGACCTATGTAACAGATGCATCAGCTATTGACGTAGTACCTTCAATTAAAAAAGGTAACGACTTAGCACATACTATCGGCTTAGGTGCAATGGGACTACATACTTATTTTGCCTTAAATGAAATGCACTATGGTTCACCAGAATCGATTGAATTTACAGACAAATACTTCTTACTATTAAACTACTATACTTTAGTAGCATCTAATAGAATCGCTAAAGAACGTGGTATCACTTTCGAAAACTTCGAAAACTCAACTTATGCGACAGGTGAATATTTTGACAAATACATCAATGAAGAAACAACGTTTGAATTTGAAAGAGTTGCAGCACAATTTGAAGGAATTCACATCCCAACTCAAGAAGACTGGAAAGCCTTACGCGCTGCCGTTCAAGAGCATGGTTTATACCACCAAAACCGTTTAGCAGTTGCGCCTACTGGTTCAATTTCTTACGTAAATGAAACAAGCTCAAGTTTACATCCAATCATCCAATTGATTGAAGAGCGTCAAGAAAAGAAAACTGGTAAGACTTACTATCCAGCACCATTCTTAAGCAATAAGACTCTACCTTATTACCAATCTGCTTACGATATCGACAACCGTCGTATTATCGATATTTATGCAGCTGCTCAACAACATATTGATCAAGGTATGAGTTTAACCTTATTCATGCGTTCAGATATTCCTGCAGGTTTATACCCTTGGAAAGAAGGGCGTACAAGCAAAATGACGACACGTGATTTAAACATCTTGCGTCGTTACGCATGGAAACGTGGCATCAAATCTATTTACTACGTACGTACATTCACAGATAACAACGAAGAAGTTGGCGCAAATTACTGTGAAAGCTGTACTGTTTAA
- the nrdF gene encoding class 1b ribonucleoside-diphosphate reductase subunit beta produces the protein MTNFNENPYIAINWNDIEDMIDKLTWEKLTEQFWLDTRIPLSNDLDTWRTLSAREQDMIGKVFGGLTLLDTLQSEDGMESLKASIRTQHEEAVYNNIQFMESVHAKSYSSIFSTLNTPKEIDKIFAWTRENEFIQYKANRINGIYQNGTDLQRKVASVFLESFLFYSGFYAPLWYLGNGKLPNVAEIIKLILRDESVHGTYIGYKFQIAFNQLSKEEQEDMQNWAFSLLFELYENEAKYSEYIYDDLGWTEDVKIFLRYNANKALQNLGFDPLFPDTADDVDPIVMNGISTGTSNHDFFSQVGNGYLLGQVEAMSDEDYEKWT, from the coding sequence ATGACGAATTTTAATGAAAATCCTTATATTGCTATTAACTGGAATGATATTGAGGATATGATTGACAAGTTGACTTGGGAAAAGTTAACAGAACAATTTTGGTTAGATACACGTATTCCATTATCAAATGATTTAGATACATGGCGTACATTATCAGCTAGAGAACAAGACATGATTGGAAAAGTATTTGGTGGTTTAACACTACTAGATACTTTGCAATCTGAAGATGGTATGGAATCACTTAAAGCATCTATCCGTACTCAACATGAAGAAGCGGTTTACAATAACATCCAATTCATGGAAAGTGTACATGCTAAATCGTATTCATCTATTTTCTCAACTTTAAACACACCTAAAGAAATTGATAAAATCTTTGCCTGGACACGGGAAAATGAATTTATTCAATACAAAGCGAACCGTATTAACGGCATTTACCAAAACGGTACTGACTTACAAAGAAAAGTGGCTTCAGTATTCCTAGAATCATTTTTATTCTACTCAGGATTCTATGCACCACTATGGTACTTAGGAAACGGTAAATTGCCAAACGTCGCTGAAATTATTAAATTGATTTTACGTGACGAAAGTGTCCACGGTACTTACATTGGTTATAAATTCCAAATTGCTTTCAATCAATTATCGAAAGAAGAGCAAGAAGACATGCAAAACTGGGCCTTCAGCTTATTGTTTGAATTATATGAAAACGAAGCGAAATACAGCGAGTACATCTATGATGACTTAGGTTGGACTGAAGATGTGAAAATCTTTCTACGTTACAATGCCAATAAAGCATTACAAAACTTAGGATTTGATCCATTGTTCCCAGATACAGCGGATGATGTAGACCCTATCGTTATGAACGGTATTTCTACCGGTACTTCAAACCATGACTTCTTCTCACAAGTAGGTAATGGTTACTTACTAGGGCAAGTTGAAGCCATGTCAGACGAAGACTACGAAAAATGGACTTAA
- a CDS encoding alpha/beta fold hydrolase — translation MFALDYYNTVTIPSASPDRPYIPVYAWQNADHPKAIIHIVHGMSEFGGRYKKVAESFVDQNFLVIAHDHIGHGGLAKEHNRLGYFGTTDAAKVMVEDLHRVVQATKKRYPDLPYYVLGHSMGAYITRLYLGQYSEEVDGVLLSGTNAHSPIFATGAALAPILNTLHPDAYNYYIHQKLFGTGITDDPAVANAFPEYWYPPKNGEDRDWPLVGFVFTNNGFAELVKIAHKATLPSWTRNIRKDLPIAIIAGRNDPLINGGKETHKLVKEFTRSGFDDVTIMMFENRGHECLMYGNTRPVYQIINNWFKKQLKTIHD, via the coding sequence ATGTTTGCATTAGACTACTATAACACTGTAACTATTCCATCAGCTTCACCTGACCGCCCTTATATCCCTGTTTACGCTTGGCAAAACGCTGATCATCCAAAAGCCATTATCCATATTGTCCATGGGATGTCAGAATTTGGTGGTCGCTATAAAAAAGTGGCTGAGTCATTTGTGGACCAAAACTTTTTAGTCATCGCCCATGACCATATTGGCCATGGAGGACTAGCTAAAGAACACAACCGTTTAGGCTATTTTGGCACGACAGATGCTGCTAAAGTCATGGTTGAAGATTTACATCGAGTTGTTCAAGCAACTAAGAAACGCTATCCCGATTTACCCTATTATGTGTTAGGTCATTCAATGGGGGCATATATAACCCGTTTATATCTTGGTCAATATAGTGAGGAAGTAGACGGCGTATTATTGAGTGGGACGAACGCCCATAGCCCTATTTTCGCGACAGGTGCAGCCTTAGCACCTATTTTAAATACCTTGCATCCAGATGCCTACAATTACTATATCCATCAAAAACTATTCGGTACGGGTATAACTGATGACCCTGCTGTTGCCAATGCTTTTCCAGAATATTGGTATCCGCCTAAAAATGGTGAAGATAGGGATTGGCCGCTAGTTGGCTTTGTTTTCACCAATAACGGTTTTGCAGAGTTAGTAAAAATTGCCCATAAGGCAACTTTACCCAGCTGGACCCGAAACATCCGGAAGGACTTACCAATTGCCATTATTGCTGGTCGTAACGATCCACTGATTAATGGTGGTAAAGAAACCCACAAACTGGTTAAAGAATTCACCCGTTCTGGTTTTGATGATGTCACAATCATGATGTTTGAAAATCGCGGTCATGAATGTTTAATGTACGGCAATACTAGACCCGTTTACCAAATAATCAATAATTGGTTTAAGAAACAACTAAAAACCATTCATGATTAA